The Toxotes jaculatrix isolate fToxJac2 chromosome 17, fToxJac2.pri, whole genome shotgun sequence genomic interval GTAGGTTCAGTGGGTTCAGTAGACATGCTTCATAagatgtgggttttttttctgataatcaTTGACCAGGTGTTCTTGGGGGGAGCATTTCCCAACGACATGAAAACTGAAGTCTTTAAACTAAACTTTTACCTGCCGGTTAGTAGACGGTTAGTAGACCGTTTACTTCTTGCGTCATTGTGAGGACAAAACAGTTTTAGTTTCGCTTGTGTGAGGTTTTATGCTTGTCATGGTTCCTTAGCAATCTTTGACCACATTaccacagaaagagaaatgaaattaatgttattaaaaagCTAAATTAACCTGCGCAAACAAGGGTCTGTAATTGCAAGGTTTAGTATTGCCATCACGTTGCACTGCACACTGTGTAAGACAAACTATTTCATCACTTTAgggagtgtctgtgtgtaaaagaaacacactgtagaaacttcattcatttcataGAACTTCCTTGCTTCATTGCAACTGGCACATTTTTCAGACTGTTTAGAGGAAAACTAATTCTATTGTATTTCCACTGGGATTTAGGATTATAGAATTATTTTAATACAACCATGTGTTAGTTGAAATCAAGCATGTTGATAAAAATGTCCATGGACAAatgtgtaataataaataatagctGTGCAGCCAGAATTAGAGAATGGTCCACCTAACGTAACAGATCTTGGACTGAAATAGGTGTGAACGTGAAACCAAAACTGTTAAAACCCCCAGGGGCGTAAAACCACAACGGAAACCCCGTGGCAGAGTGTAGATGTGTGTACAGCCCAGATGAATAGTAGAGGGTTAGGTAATCTACTGTATTTCCAgggttttctttctctgctgcactCAGCCACAAAGGTGACTCTGTTCCAGTAAACTCTGTGTCCTCCTGGCCGGCAGCCACAGCCTGTCATGTTCAACCAGGCCTTGCTGGATTTACTCCAGCCAGCCATGTGAGAACCAGAGGGAGGGTGTGGTTAAGCCATCTGCTCTCAGGTGATTGGTTTGAAGTGTCTCGCCACtccgccctctctctctgcgtGTACTTTACTCTGATAGCGGCCCCTGGGGGTTTGGAAGCCCCACTGTGGGCCTCACTGAGGGTGTGAATGTTATGGCCACCAGGGCAGATCAGTGTGAAgatatttacacaaaaacaataagTCCAGTTTGTTTGAGAGAGTTCTTTAAAGACCACATACATAACACAGAATATTTTCAAAACATTACTAAGTAGTAAAAAATAATCTCTGAACTTGTTCACAGGATAAAATGGCAAATTTATCCACACAAGAATAATTTTATTGTAAGACCCAACTTTAAAATGGTTCTGTGTATATGCTGGTGAACTGAATTCTGGCTGTCCTGATCAGAGATTTACATGCTACCATGTGATAAAGGTATGGTATTAACAAAGCCTGAAAAACAGCGAAAAGGCGTGTTGAAGATCACAGCAGACTTTTGTTTGGTGTTTCTAGACAGACCATTGTATAGGACACCAGGACTCACTTCCGATCATTGGATTCAGAAACAGAATTGCATTAAGGTATCGGAGCAGACAACACCTGCAGATGGCTGCTGCTGTATGATCAGCTCCTTTACTCATCAGCAGCAGTTCATGAAATCCTTCAGTATGCTCTATATGTGTTCATGTACTTGTCTGTCTAACGGCTTATCATCAGAACTCAGCTGctcgtgtttttgttttgttttttcgttcTTTCAGGGAAACTACAAGATGGTGCCTGTTTCAACTGCACAGCCCTCAGACTCTCCAGTCAGAAGTAAGCCAAATAGATGTGGGGAATACACAGTGTCTGTGCAATTCCTCAGAACATCTGAAAATAACTTGGATAACATAAAGCTGTAACACAAAACTGTATAAAACCCTTGAAAGGTCCAGCTTGCAGTATAACATTTTAAGACTGAAATTCTGTTTTAAAGGTATTTAAAGCTTTGCGGTTTCTTGGTTGCTGCTTTTATAGAAACCAGTCCCGGCTCAGGCCTGTTTGAAGTTTTGGGAGCTCTGGTCCCACTGGGATTTGACTTGTTCTTAGCCAGTGTTGCATGCTTGTATATCTTTACTTTTCCAAACGTTAACATCAGGTTAAAAGAATATGCCTTTAAAACTCTGTGGTTTCTtgaatgttgtttttatgttagaactccaattcacacacacacacacacacacattttctcgcAGACACACTTTCTTCATAATATACTGAGACATGTTGAGGTGGTTTTATAGTTTTGCTCCACAACTTACAGCATTTAAGGGCCAATTTTAAAaccatatttatttttgttaatcaATGTCTAGGtgtcagttttttcttttaaagacaCTATTTTATTTAGCTTTATATTTCATCTAAGACTTGGTCAGAATTTTTAATGTGAAGCTCCTCATCCTGTTGTCCTGTTAGACTTGATGGACTCCAACTCGGCAGTTTGGCCCAGGTCTCCTCATTCGCTCCTTCCCTTCCCTTGTCGGATGGACATGTGGGTCCCAGCCAGAGCCCAGACTCGCCACGGCTCTACTGTGCTTTTGTCTTGGGGGCCTCGTCTTCCCTGTACGCCTCGGCCACAACAGGGGCCCAGTGGACTATAGCACGACCACAGGACATCTCTGGTGTAAGGTGGATACACACTTCGAGGAGGAGATGGGACGACTCAAAGGTGGAGAAATCACTGCGTTCTCTAAAGGAcaagaagaagctggaggaaGGAGGGCCGGTGTACAGTCCCACGCTCGATGCAGAGCCTGTGAGAAGGACAATCCGACAGCGGGTTGTAGATGAAATCAAACACTACTACCATGGCTTCAAGCTGCTGTGGATTGATACCACCATTGCTGGGCGAATGCTGTGGAGGGTGCTGAACGGACACAGCCTGTCCCGACGTGAGAGGAGACAGGTGAGGCCCGCAGGGAAAACCTATAGATGTAGCTGTGAAAAGTTTTCTCTAGAGAACAGTTCTGTTAAGATGatgttctttctcctttttcttgcATTGCATTGTCAAAAACCcatcacagtaacacagtaatTCTTAACATCTATGATAGTTTGATcggataatcaattaattgactaatcattaCAGCACTTCAGTTGAATTTCAGTTGGTAAAATGGTTAGCTCTAACTTAAGGAAACCATATCTAGTAACTATATGAATTCTGTCAGCCATTTTAACAGAAACCATTCAAAGGTCTGCTCAGTTAGAGAAAATTTTATTTGGAGGGAAACAGTAATAGGAAAAGTGATCAGTCAGCCACTGTTTCCAGTGTGTATGGAAGCCATTTTTCCACTCTGACTCAGAGTTTACGCAGCGGATAACCAGCATGAGTTTCGAGATCAGGGATGACTGAGCAAGGATTCGAGTCGGCCAGCCCAGACATCTTGTTCTGTAATGTTTAATCCATGGCTTCACAAACCTAATGGGATCAATTATAGAAATTAGCTGCACGCTGAGTGTTTACTCACCAGGCGCTCGGCGGATTGAGCTGCTTGATTAAAGCTCTTTAGGTGGAAGCTGTATGTGTTGCGGCTTTGATTAGAAAACTCATTTAACTTTAGCTTCTCCCAATTACACTTAAAAAAGTTTCATAAACACTTTTAGTAGAAAAACAGTCCCAACTTTTCCTGAAAGCTATGTGATGAAATACCTTGTCAAACTGTAATAAAGTTTCACTATGTTTGTACAACTACTAAATTAAAGCAGCTGTAGCATAAAGTGAAGTAAACCAGAAACAAGTGGTGAAGTAAAAGATGTTTAAGGGACAGACTCTTCTCATATTCTTTGACCTAATCTGCTACTTGTTCTGAATTCGTGGCATCCGGTCAGCTGACTTCCAGAGAGGCTCTCTGGACTGAGGCCCAGTTCTCACTGCAGTAATCTGATGCATGTGCTGGGCACACAGGTGTCATTTGAGGGAAGGCGAGCGGGTCAGCTCAGGTCACACTCACTGTTTTTCACAGGTCGCATTAAATGAAATTAGTCTCAGTTTATTCACAATGTAACGTAGAAATACATGCATCACAGTGCTAATAGCTGCTGGTCAGTGCTGATGAtgaccatcaccaccaccaccaccaccacccccctcctccattAAACCCACACCACCATCCCATCTGCACCTTTTCAAATGCAGCTGACTCCCTTGGAGCGCATGTCCCGAACCCATCTACACCCCATTCATCTGACCTGGACTGGCTTTGCCTCCTTAATCTCCTCTTTTCATATTCACTTACAATACTCAGGCCTCCGTTTAAGGCTCCTTCCATTTTAATCTgtcaccccctccaccctcctttGATGTGGAACTCTGGGAGATGATATACATGTCAATGGGCCTGTGGACAAAGGCCTTTTCACTCAGGCTGGCTTAAATCCTTCACCCTACTGGTCTACTGACACGCAGGTGGAAAGGGCGGAGAAAGAAGGACTCGTGTTTTGGCCTTCTCCCCTCAGGGCCATTTCTGTAGATGGCTGATTGGGATTGTGTCCCGGGATGGTCAGTAAGCCTCAGTTGGACAGCTGTACAATGAAGTAGACTGGTGTCTGCCTGGTACTTCTGTACTCTGAGGATTGTTCAGCTCTGTGCTGAACAAATGTGCTTCCCGTTGGCTCAAGTGGACGGTTTTTGAGCCTTGTGAGGCAGAATGTTCACTTTGGTCTACAGCTCCACGCGAATAATGCAGCAGTGAATTAGGAGGTTTCTGTTGCTCTGGGGATGTATGGGTACTGGGTTAGAAGTGCTGACAGTTGAAACTGTTATTAGAGGGATTGAGCTGGGTGATTGTACCAAGAGACAAAGGAAGATGAGGTAAACATTTTCCCATGTTTCCCTGGTGGGTTTTCTCTCCCgatgctgccctctgctggaggcACACACAAACTACCACCTGGTGTAAATGAAAGACACTTGTAGACCTCTGCCCTGTTCTGATCAGCCATATTTATCCAGACGGAAGCAGACACTGACTTAGATGGTCACAAATGTATCAGGTGAACATCCGCCTCAAGGTTGCCAATGGTCAAACCTCAGTAAATGCAAAGATTCCTTCACATTATCTTGTCCTCATGCCAGTTTCCTACATTTTCTCCCCAGTTTCTTAGAACTTGTGCAGACGTCTTCAGACTTCTACCCTTCCTGGTGTTCATCATTGTTCCCTTCATGGAGTTCCTGCTTCCTGTAGCTCTGAAACTCTTCCCCAACATGCTGCCGTCCACCTTCGAGACACAGTCTAAGAAGGTAACGGAAACTGGGGCCTCCTATTTAAACTAAAGCTATAAGATGCAGACAAGAAACATAAGATCAGTTTTGGGGATTATTTTTCCAGCTGCATTGCAATTGCAATTAAAATTTGTGGACTAGTTTtaaattatcatcattattctgGGGTGTGTTTCTAAATAATAAGTCTGTTGACAATAATAAGTCAAAATTAACATTATAGCTCTCCACATTGCAGTATAATGTAGGTATAAAGTTATTCAGATTTTAATTCTACAAAATTTGAATCCTCATCCATCACATGAACTTTGACCCGGGATCCTGATGAGGTCAGGACAAGGACGGAACTTATGATCTGTTGTTTTTAGGAGGAGAGgttgaagaaggagctcaggGTCAAACTGGAGATGGCCAAGTTCTTGCAGGACACCATCGAGGAGATCGCTCTGAGGAACAAGGTGGCTCAAGACAGCGTGACAGAGGAGTTCTCCACCTTCTTCCAGAAGGTTGGTGTCGCTGTTTGCTGAGACCAGGCAGCGTGAACAGAGGGaaaacaggctgctgctgtactGCCCTCTGGTGGTGGAAACAGTAAAATGTCCCTGGCTGGTTTGGTGTATTATGTACACATAAGTCAGTACGGCTGAAACATTAGGTCATAAATGTAAGAAATGATGGTCAATTTTTTGTGTTCATGacaacattttacacattaaggAAATAGTTTAGATGATCCTTCTATTTACAGTTGTCTTTTTAACTGAAGTGCTTATACTGTTCAGTTTATTAGAAATGAACTTATGACCATAAATTTGGACAAGTAACAGTAAATGTTTAGGTTAGAGAATTCTGTTGAAATCTCAGCCcttgatttaatttttaaaacagatattttttttcatgaaatctGGCCTGTTCCAGCTCCCAGACTTTTAACAGACCTCCATCACTCAGAATATGATTTACATGTCGTgacttcttcttcatctttgtaGATCCGGGACTCCGGGGAGCGTCCCAGTAATGAGCAGATCATAAAATTCTCCAAGCTGTTTGAGGATGAGCTGACTCTGGACAACCTGACCCGACCTCAGCTGGTGGCTCTCTGCCGTCTCCTGGAGCTCCAGTCCATCGGGACCAACAACTTCCTCCGCTTCCAGCTCATCATGAAGCTGAGGGCCATCCGCGCAGATGACAAGGTATAAAGCTCAGTGGTGacgttttgttatttttaatatctTTTAGCTGTTTTCTTCCTGAACTTATAACATTTCCTCTTGAACAGACAGCTGTTCTTACAAATACGGTAAAATCTGAGACTGGTCAGAAGCAGTCGGTACAGTGAACAAACAGTATTTTTGATGCTGTTAAAATGGAAGTGAACCGATCTTAGGAAGCTCTGTGTgacctctgtgctctgtttatCCAGCTGATCGCAGAGGAAGGAGTAGAGAGTCTGAACGTGAACGAGGTGCAGGCAGCCTGTCGCGTCAGAGGGATGAGATCTCTCGGAGTCACAGAGGAACGACTGAGAGAGCAGCTCAGCCAGGTAACAGCAACAACCAAATATGGTATACTTGCAGCCTTTTTTGCCCATTGTCCTATTCAGTGGTTCGACTTCACATTCTCAGCGGTCATGGAGACTCGAAACGATCAGGGTTACTTAGGTGTAAGAagattttatttgtctgttcAAACATCTGTCGTCTCTCTGTTGTTTGCAGTGGTTGGAGCTGCACCTGAACCAACAGATCCccacctctctgctgctgctgtctcggGCCATGTACCTCCCTGACACACTGTCTCCTGCTGACCAGCTGAAGACCACACTGCAGAATCTCCCTGAGGTGGTGGTACGTGAACAGGCCAGAACTTGGATATGTAATGAAAGTAGAGCCAGAATTTGCTGAGACATATTTAAATGGATTTTTCCTCAGTTGTGGGCGtaaactttaattttattttagttttgatAAGAATGTgcagtaaatattttttaacactTTAGAAAGTGTCCAGGTCTACACTCAGTCTTCACTTGGACTGGTCACTACTCTGCTCTCTTGTACTTCCCCCTCCCCAGACGAAGGAGGCCCAGTTGATGGCGGCAGAGATGGAGCTCTCCAAAGTGGACAATAAGACCAAACTGGAGACGACGCTGCAGGAGGAGGCGGCCATACGCCAGGACAACAAGGACCGTGAGATGGAGAGGTTGGCTGACGCTGCAGAGAAGGTTGCCAGGGTAACGACTCTCCGGATGTATTTCATTTATTGAATAAAAGATTTGTTGTGCCCGATCAATAGCCCCTTCACTGTCTTCTACAGGAGGGTGAGCTGGAGCTCGAAGCAGAGAGGGCGAAGCGCAGTGAGACAGAGCCGGCAGTGTCCAAGGCTGACGCGGCTGCTCATTCAGAGACGCTGAGGGACACAGCACCTGTTATAGAGGGAATCAAGGTAACATCTCTAAACAGACAGCTGGTGAAATCAGCTGTATGTTTaataattaatatattttacagGCAGCTGCTGTTTTAACATGAAAGCTTATGGGTTACTGCTAAAAACTCTCAAGTACTTCCtacttactttacttttgtAAGTGTCAGCATCTTAAAACAGTGACTAAAACAACAAACTAAATATGTGTTGTAACTAATCCAAAGTTAATGTCTCAAATTATTTTCTAACTGTTTCCCCCAAAGGCACTACGAACCCTTGACCAgcaaaaaacattaatatttgaTACTGTGCATGgacacattttctgtctcttgagTCATTTATTTATCACTCAATTGTTGCCACCTTTTCGTTTTTTAACCTCTGCGTCTTCTGTACTGCACAGTTCGAACAGTGGCAGACTTTCCTGCGCTTCCAGGTTGGGTTTAATGACGTCTCCTCCAAAATGACCCTCAAATCCGTACCAGTTTTTCCCTGCATGCACAGTTTCCCATCGTTCTCTGAGCAGACCCAGATGTGGGTCAAACAGTACTTGCATATAATTGTGGCATTTGTTTAACTTGTGTGATCTCACATTCAGAAGGAATGAAAATGACGGGAGATAACCCCTAAATACAAGGTTTTATGGGGATGATGAGATGAACGTTGACATCAGCCAGCAGATACTCGTGCTTGGAaagcagagcaggagaaaaTGAAGCGGGGGCAGACCACAAATGCCCATATTTATCTTAGTGTGTTCTTAAGTGGGATGAAAAGCAGACGAGGTAAATTACAGTAAAGCGAACAGACAGATCACAGATAAGTTATAACAAGTAcgatttgacttttttcctttttctgactgaaatcagatttttgttttcagccatGTAATCCTAAAATACAGCTcccctctcaaaaaaaaaaacttttgtatTCTGGACAAACCAGGATCAAAATATTCTAGCATGTATAAGAGTAAACCTCACTTCTCTGGTGCTCTGAATTGGTTAAACAAATGCTAAATAAGATTTGCAAATTCTGTTTGTCTCACACCTGTATGGACTTTTCCTTCTCTAGTCCTTGTCGACCCTCCCAGGCAGAGTCACTGACCAGGTTGAAAACCTTTTCTTTCCCACCTGACAACCTTTGTAGCTCCACAGAGTTCCTTCCCTCATGTGGTAGTATGTTGTTGGGTCGTGGGGAGTATCCCAGCATCCTCTCTTGCTTCCCTCATTTACCCATTTTGTGGCTTTTTGTGTGGGTTTATATTAAATGAACATATGGTTCTTGTTAAGAGAACACACGCTTGAACCTTTTTTCTCAACATAACTCGTTTGTATAGTGACATACATCCATTTTGGAGGGAAAATATGACCATAAGCTACTGTTTGTTGTTATATCTGAATCTAAAAAGTTGTctttaaagcagtttattgACTTATTGTATGTGTAACAAAGGGTTTTATCCAAATAATGGATAATCAGATATTTTGGAGGAAATGTCTTTAATTGTATGCTGATCTTTCAGGATGAGGAGATCACCAAAGAAGAGATTGACCTGTTGAGTGATGCCTGCTCAAAGCTGAAGGAGCAGAAGAGGCTGTTGACTctggagaaagaggagctgGAAGAACTGAAGGATGATGTCCAAGAATACAATGAGGTGCCTGATCTGACTCGATCTGACCCGATCTGTTTCTCAGTAGCTTGTGTTTGCAAGCCTGGGTTGTGTATGCATGCACTTTTTCATGTGAGGATGTGTTTGCATCCTGCACTTCATTTTGTGTattcatgttgtgtgtgttaccaGGATCTGGAGGAAATAAAGAAGGAGCTCTCTAAGAGCGGCCAGGAGAAGACACTAGAGGAGTCAAAGGCGAGCCAGCGTCTGTCTAAGAGAGTGAACCGTATGATCGGTCGCATCGACAAGATCAtcctggagctggagaaggacAAGGTCATCCTggacggacagatggacagtGGAACCACCCCACCTGTCGGGTAAGAGCTGAATATATCATACTACCACTGCACTGTTGTCAGCTGAAGTTTAAAATAGTGTGCAAAGAGTTTCTTTCCTTCACTACGTTCAGTTAGTCTTTCAGGAGTTACTGTcactttaaaaatacttttactaAAGTACAACAACAACGATGTAATGATTGCAGTTAGAGAGCTGTGCTAATGGAGCAAACCTCGGACTCCTCAGATTTACAGGACCTCAGTCATTATGATGGTCTTACCCTTTAAAAGATGAGTTCAGCGCTGGGTAAACATGTTCgtttgctttctttctcagaGTGAGATGAGACGATTGATATCAGcctcatgtatgtgtgttaaaaGAGCACTCCACCACTGTAGCATTAAACTCCTATAGACTCTGATGTGTATAATTAGTGGAGTTCCCATTTAAGTACAGGGCTGAAGCCAGGACATATTCTAAAGTAtaaagttgtcttttttttctctgtatatTTAATGAGATTGTTGTGAATCCTGTTTATCTCACTTTTGGAAAGAGAGCAGATGAGCCCGTTTCCCAAAAGCTCGAACTGTTCCTCTGAGATGAAAGCTTTGCCGTCTCACCATTTCACAGCCCgaggtgtttgtgtctgtgacgGACGTGAAGCTTTTGAGAGTGAATGATGCAAAGGCAATTTTTTTGATGTGGAGGACAGTACATTGCCGGCACCGATGAAAGAGATTTCTCATCCATTGCTCAACAGCCATTTGAACAAACAGCcaatgctgttgttttgttattcGGTTGTCTGCTATACAAATCCTGCCTGAGCAGGCACTGCTTTGGCCTGTTTTCTCAGGATTTTGCCCAACGTGTTGCCTAAGTATCGTTTACTTCAACTGTCCATGACAGAAAATGGTGAATCTTTAAGTTACTTCAGATTTAAAAATTAGCCGATGTTTGATTTGTAGAAGTCCTCAGTTTTTGTGCAGGACATTTGTGTTGTAACAAGCattgccatcatcatcattttcatcatcatcatcatcatcattacttTCATTGTAAAATGGTGGTGGagataaaacaaagaacaaaaggtttcccagcaaaaaaaaaagtctaataatTTGTATAATAATTGTTTTAGTTTACAATTGAAAGACCAAATCCAGCTCCTAATTTATTCAAAAATTTACAGATTATTCTTTACTAAATATAGTGATGCCACAAGGTAAGAAACTGTGGTAAACCGCCATTTGCTTGCTTACCCAGTGCTAACAGTGCATTGTGGATGTTCGACCGTCAGCTGCTGTAATTGTGCTGTATCGCTTTCATCTTATCCATAGCTTCCATTTCTCCTTCCCACACCAAGCCGCTGCACTCCAGCTGCTGCGCTCCAATTTTACTAAACAGCTCTTATCCCTTAATGAATGAAATCACCTTAAATACCAAGCTGCATGATTTGAAAGGTTTAAGATGTTTATTCAGGCTGTATTAAAGTCTTTGTCAGGGATCTGTGACCTTTACTGAGCCTAAATAGTTACAAGGTCTATgtaaaatcagatttattgaTTTGCTAGATAatttttctatgaaaaaaaacaacctataATATAAATTTGATTTATTCTTCATGCCTTTTATAGTTGcccagagcagctttaaattcagtataaatcagctgtgaaaataaatcattggAAACATCTCTCAGTTTGAAGTGTGCTGCACTGAATTTCAGCATGATTGAACTTTTTGGCCCAAATTGAACCTGTGGTGATCGTGAAATGTAACTCAGTTTGATTGGTGTGATCTGGGAACCTTGAATGCAGCATGTTGACCTCAGACTTCTCCACCACATTTTACGTCCCGTCAAACCTGGTAACCGTTCCCTGTATGCAGTCTGTTCTACACCTTCAGGGAGAACCTCATCAGTATTGACGAGCTGATCAGCGTCATGCGGCAGATCCAGAACATTCCAGAGCACAAGCTGCAGAGCATCGCCGAGGCGCTCGACGACAACAAGGACGGGAAGATCGACATCGATGACGTCATCAAAGTACGTTTAGAGTCTGAATTTTGTGTGAAAGAGGTAAAACGGTTTGTTATGGATCAGGTCTACTGAACATCAAAGGCTGATTTATGATTTTTCCATAAGAAATAAATAGTACAACAACACTTCACTTCAATGATCAGACAACCAGAGTCAAAGAAATGGTTTGGTTGGTTTATGTTTAATTATTTGAAGTAACTAAAATCAGGATTCAACAAGTTACTTCAGATTTAAAACCAAGCTTTTAGGGGCTTCAGTGAACTCCCTTTGTCCTGCATTTTCCCAGGTGGTGGAACTGATTGACAAGGAGGACATCGACATCTCCACCTCTCAGGTGGCTGACATCATGGTGATGCTGCAGAAGGAGGAGAAGCTGATGGAGAAGGAAAAGGCCAAAGAGAAGGCGGAGAAGGAGCAGGCAGCCACGCTCAAGAGCTAACTCGTTTTCCTTAAAAGACACAGAGCACTCGTAAAAATGATGGTGAGAAGCTTGTGATTGGTACCCGGCCACAGGAAACTCTGGACACCAGATCAGTCTGGACAAAAGAGTCGCAAGGTAATGGCtgcattctcaaaatgtcacctCACCATAAATTGAGCTCCTacaaatttgtttaaaaaaatgaaaaagaaggcTCGTTGCCTTTGAAACGCACAAAATCCAAAAGAAACTTAATTTGCCGTAATGCTAAGCTCTTGTGGACTGACCATGTAATATATGTTGATATTTGGTTTTGTGTAATTTTACTCAAGAATTTGTTAACACAGGGAACAGAATGACATGAAACCATGGTTGTTCTCCCAACTTAAAAGTTGGCAAAGGAAGAAAATTGATCCAATGATTGGAAAATATATGAGGAGAATATATTATttaatgtctgtgaagattctcagtcatccaggtcatggttttCCAAGAAAAGTTAAATCGAGGGCGACgggacttggttgtagatctCGTAGACGTTTCCTCCCCTTCCTCAGCTCTGGAATCGTTTAAAGTTTGAGGTGAACCGTCTTGCCTTTCATTTCATTCGTGTCATCATCTCAGAGAAATGAGAGATCATTTCTAAACTTTGCACAGTAAAACTCactgtcatcactgtcattccACTGAGTTTCATACCTCTTAGATTTCGTTTATCCATGATATTCCCATATTGTAAAGTGACTTGTTATTTTCTCTGAATTGTACCTGGACAGGTAGCTCACTGCCGGTTATAGGATGTTTAAATGGTGGCTGCAACCAAAGACATCGttagacacacacaacagaaattCATAAAAATTACTTCAAAAGCATCAAATTGTTTGTGCAGGTTTAAAGagttgaatttaaaaaaattatatatattcattctaacaaaaaaaaagcatagatTTAGGCTCATTacctctaaaataaaaaaagaagagggatTGTGCTGTAGAAGTTTTGAagtttgccaaaaaaaagccaagGACTGAAGTTAGCAACATCTACATCAATATAAAAAATTACTGTACAAATTTgtaatttcttttaattttgtatttatCACATAATAATCATTTGTCTCATTCTAGCACAGCTCTTCATGCTTTTTCCTGTGCTCAACACAAGTGTCTGTAAAATGCCAAAGCTGCACTGTGGCACATTTAATAACAGATTCTGATTATTCCtaaaatcaacaaacaaacaaacaaactaataaaGGCCAACAGA includes:
- the letm1 gene encoding mitochondrial proton/calcium exchanger protein isoform X1 yields the protein MALILFTRSRAPLMKTSRSLKNEFRKSKGKLQDGACFNCTALRLSSQKLDGLQLGSLAQVSSFAPSLPLSDGHVGPSQSPDSPRLYCAFVLGASSSLYASATTGAQWTIARPQDISGVRWIHTSRRRWDDSKVEKSLRSLKDKKKLEEGGPVYSPTLDAEPVRRTIRQRVVDEIKHYYHGFKLLWIDTTIAGRMLWRVLNGHSLSRRERRQFLRTCADVFRLLPFLVFIIVPFMEFLLPVALKLFPNMLPSTFETQSKKEERLKKELRVKLEMAKFLQDTIEEIALRNKVAQDSVTEEFSTFFQKIRDSGERPSNEQIIKFSKLFEDELTLDNLTRPQLVALCRLLELQSIGTNNFLRFQLIMKLRAIRADDKLIAEEGVESLNVNEVQAACRVRGMRSLGVTEERLREQLSQWLELHLNQQIPTSLLLLSRAMYLPDTLSPADQLKTTLQNLPEVVTKEAQLMAAEMELSKVDNKTKLETTLQEEAAIRQDNKDREMERLADAAEKVAREGELELEAERAKRSETEPAVSKADAAAHSETLRDTAPVIEGIKDEEITKEEIDLLSDACSKLKEQKRLLTLEKEELEELKDDVQEYNEDLEEIKKELSKSGQEKTLEESKASQRLSKRVNRMIGRIDKIILELEKDKVILDGQMDSGTTPPVGLFYTFRENLISIDELISVMRQIQNIPEHKLQSIAEALDDNKDGKIDIDDVIKVVELIDKEDIDISTSQVADIMVMLQKEEKLMEKEKAKEKAEKEQAATLKS
- the letm1 gene encoding mitochondrial proton/calcium exchanger protein isoform X2; the protein is MALILFTRSRAPLMKTSRSLKNEFRKSKGKLQDGACFNCTALRLSSQKLDGLQLGSLAQVSSFAPSLPLSDGHVGPSQSPDSPRLYCAFVLGASSSLYASATTGAQWTIARPQDISGVRWIHTSRRRWDDSKVEKSLRSLKDKKKLEEGGPVYSPTLDAEPVRRTIRQRVVDEIKHYYHGFKLLWIDTTIAGRMLWRVLNGHSLSRRERRQFLRTCADVFRLLPFLVFIIVPFMEFLLPVALKLFPNMLPSTFETQSKKEERLKKELRVKLEMAKFLQDTIEEIALRNKVAQDSVTEEFSTFFQKIRDSGERPSNEQIIKFSKLFEDELTLDNLTRPQLVALCRLLELQSIGTNNFLRFQLIMKLRAIRADDKLIAEEGVESLNVNEVQAACRVRGMRSLGVTEERLREQLSQWLELHLNQQIPTSLLLLSRAMYLPDTLSPADQLKTTLQNLPEVVTKEAQLMAAEMELSKVDNKTKLETTLQEEAAIRQDNKDREMERLADAAEKVAREGELELEAERAKRSETEPAVSKADAAAHSETLRDTAPVIEGIKDEEITKEEIDLLSDACSKLKEQKRLLTLEKEELEELKDDVQEYNEDLEEIKKELSKSGQEKTLEESKASQRLSKRVNRMIGRIDKIILELEKDKVILDGQMDSGTTPPVGENLISIDELISVMRQIQNIPEHKLQSIAEALDDNKDGKIDIDDVIKVVELIDKEDIDISTSQVADIMVMLQKEEKLMEKEKAKEKAEKEQAATLKS